Proteins co-encoded in one Populus trichocarpa isolate Nisqually-1 chromosome 10, P.trichocarpa_v4.1, whole genome shotgun sequence genomic window:
- the LOC7455514 gene encoding uncharacterized protein LOC7455514 isoform X8 codes for MAKREVLLDRWRTIEEEEELHANDGDNPVIRRRLHLLKEQWFSDTFKYLISLPREEHIWCGDFDLMGPLLETFYNYYKDDRPDSPLRLLWKRMSGEMRHCIQCVSQHHHAQEMYDKEYETSSIGPLLEVLRSIDEERVTRHLREINDRLKKQEYDHLRDNVDVVSLMYEVLMFPVLLDDQSLLSEFELFIEAVDNMHELALSGHQQFPGVYALLFLNRRVRTVGRRLARSMEKLRGATDLEPLQPLLKKFVGFLETEILPSASKTSRPRAQMERLSIWLGITSLLEFLEPPAFEEGILECYPIFFDIVLNHISGDSAEFSHAVSCLKELFKMLGCKLWLRSTLSPSVMRNTLLGQCFHTRNEKIHKDILDLFPPFLQSLEALQDGEHEKQRRHFLYFLLHQVPVSSNFNVLTRKLACKIALLIVHRGYKMNPPCPPYECAHMWGPSLVATLKDSSLHSALRQPAFDLIQIILVSDAAALLSTMWSNHTIIDADTNICLELNDDVKDEDRLPFVIDVEDTDGICWSEFSAQSKIASEEHRGWMCIPMLWIDVLVDMDPSVLPLSFSKAVFWARSHLTMVEPETSVQTVGTWLSTSATEISTSFGWKVPTGFDDGGVGKESKNSIKVSVMHLPLIRTFNRLTTHFLALMRLGELRKQWTWEPSMAESLILSLLDSNDDVRQFGKCILEQVSSTRGLACGLKFLCSSGCSLAAMFLGLRHALKVVQLDSVVSKFQTLQHFFFVLCKLIKEGDLHKPDLQQNSSDDSKIRKYSSQGGFLTHPVFDSSSSNIDGHSLNVDLKLQEKFRYLLSRIAWPSIRMFLVEGKAFIDYSLCQMTCVRVLEILPVVFERLFQPLFKHAWDNGKMVENPSNFGWLYDLMDWGKSSLKVVVVYWKRTVIYLLNLLKGFCSNASELTVRAIEKLISCDNISIDQLTEQVSHLRVALSKEVSFDNVMITSKPKAPDVLPVPVEDADVQILDSVSVSDKRNKSDVIVVSDDEAEKQISPVKVAASKSDSCQISLDSKKIAPADRSVSQTDTENKGSRNDTSRDLLDDPQQKYALDITSLTSQKLDSDKLRGKQPPHLKSKGGSKSSKNVPLSSQCRIDLKSPESVSSKSSNEAGNSMISETRDSILKELVRETGANPPEAAVKSVRQQQFNLTKLTATVLKRQVIQLKTPAGNRFGNLQRLEAGVKRFKPPRLDDWYRPILEIDYFAIVGLASARKDENRTVSRLKEVPVCFQSPEQYIDIFRPLVLEEFKAQLRSSFLEMSSWGEMYYGSLSVLSVERIDDFHLVRFVHDESDSTSSRSFSDNDLLLLTKEAPENASHDVHMVGKVERRERENKRRSSILLIRFYFLNGSLRLNQARRQLVDRSKWHASRIMSITPQLREFQALSSIKDIPILSAILKPVNDSLCNNESRELGLSNLSQPLQQTLKSSFNDSQLQAISVAIGSTILKKDFDLSLIQGPPGTGKTRTIVAIVSGLLASLQGTKDTKNSLKGHLKQGNGLSITSRPKINQSVAIARAWQDAALARQLNKDVERNEKSVESYFRRRVLICAQSNAAVDELVSRISSQGLYGNDGKMYKPYLVRVGNAKTVHPNSLPFFIDTLVDNRLAEERMHLSDSKKDSGIGSSAALRSNLEKLVDCIRFYEAKRANLKDGNLDLKNSLEDELHKEDETKQMSDSELEITLKKLYEEKKQLFKDLSAAQVQEKKTSEEIRAMKHKLRKLILKDAEIVVTTLSGCGGDLYVVCSESMSNYKFACPSEHTLFDAVVIDEAAQALEPATLIPLQLLKSNGTKCIMVGDPKQLPATVLSNVASKFLYECSMFERLQRAGHPVTMLTKQDAPRDLPVSLLALL; via the exons atgGCGAAGAGGGAAGTATTATTAGATAGATGGAGAACCatcgaggaagaagaagaacttcACGCCAACGATGGCGATAATCCAGTCATACGACGCCGTCTTCACCTCCTCAAAGAACaatg GTTTTCAGACACATTTAAGTACTTGATTAGTTTGCCCAGAGAAGAACATATATGGTGTGGAGATTTTGATTTGATGGGCCCACTTTTAGAGACATTTTACAATTACTACAAAGATGACCGGCCGGACTCTCCGCTCCGGCTTCTGTGGAAGAGGATGTCTGGCGAAATGCGGCATTGCATCCAGTGTGTATCTCAGCATCATCACGCTCAAGAGATGTATGACAAGGAGTACGAGACGAGTTCTATTGGACCACTTCTTGAGGTGTTAAGGAGTATTGATGAGGAAAGGGTGACTCGGCATCTGAGAGAGATTAATGATAGATTGAAGAAGCAGGAGTATGATCATTTGCGTGATAATGTTGATGTTGTTAGTCTCATGTATGag GTCTTGATGTTTCCTGTCTTACTGGACGATCAATCTTTGCTATCTGAATTTGAATTATTCATCGAAGCAGTCGATAATATGCATGAACTGGCTTTATCTGGACATCAACAGTTTCCG GGTGTTTATGCGTTGCTTTTTCTGAATAGAAGAGTACGCACTGTTGGTAGACGTTTAGCACGATCTATGGAGAAATTGAG GGGAGCAACAGATTTGGAACCTTTGCAGCCTTTACTGAAAAAATTCGTTGGGTTTTTAGAGACAGAAATACTACCATCAGCTTCTAAGACTTCGAGGCCAAGAGCACAGATGGAGCGCCTATCCATATGGCTTGGAATCACATCATT ACTTGAGTTCCTAGAACCTCCAGCTTTTGAAGAAGGCATACTGGAGTGCTATCccattttttttgatattgtgcTCAACCATATCAGTGGCGATTCAGCTGAATTCTCTCATGCAGTAAGCTGTTTGAAAGAACTCTTCAAAATGCTTG GTTGCAAACTCTGGCTGAGGTCTACGTTGTCTCCAAGTGTGATGCGTAACACATTACTGGGCCAGTGTTTCCATACTCGAAATGAGAAAATCCATAAAGACATTTTAGATCTTTTTCCACCTTTTCTGCAG TCCCTTGAGGCTTTGCAAGATGGGGAACATGAAAAGCAACGAAGGCACTTCCTTTATTTCCTACTCCATCAAGTTCCCGTGAGCAGCAACTTCAATGTTCTTACAAGAAAACTTGCATGCAAG ATAGCCCTTCTTATCGTACACCGAGGCTACAAGATGAACCCACCATGCCCCCCTTATGAATGTGCTCATATGTG GGGCCCTTCACTTGTGGCTACTCTGAAGGATTCATCACTTCATAGTGCTCTCCGGCAACCTGCATTTGATCTTATACAGATTATTTTAGTTTCTGATGCTGCTGCCTTGCTAAGTACAATGTGGAGTAACCACACAATTATTGATGCTGATACAAACATTTGTCTTGAGCTGAATGATGATGTTAAAGATGAAGATAGGCTTCCATTTGTTATTGACGTCGAAGATACGGATGGTATATGTTGGAGTGAATTCAGTGCACAGAGCAAGATCGCTTCTGAAGAGCACAGAGGATGGATGTGCATTCCCATGCTATGGATTGATGTTTTAGTTGATATGGACCCATCAGTCCTTCCATTGTCATTTTCGAAGGCTGTTTTCTGGGCTCGATCTCATTTGACAATGGTAGAACCTGAAACCAGTGTGCAAACAGTTGGAACCTGGCTTTCAACTTCAGCCACAGAAATCTCCACTTCATTTGGGTGGAAGGTTCCGACAGGTTTTGATGATGGTGGGGTTGGAAAGGAGTCGAAAAACTCTATCAAAGTGTCAGTGATGCATCTTCCTTTAATAAGAACATTCAACAG GTTAACCACACACTTTTTAGCTCTAATGAGGCTAGGGGAATTACGGAAGCAATGGACTTGGGAGCCAAGCATGGCAGAGAGCTTGATCCTTTCACTTTTGGATTCTAATGAT GATGTGAGACAATTTGGCAAATGTATCTTGGAGCAGGTCTCAAGCACACGGGGTCTTGCATGTGGTTTGAAGTTTCTTTGCTCCAGCGGTTGTTCTTTGGCAGCCATGTTTTTAGGCTTGAGACATGCTTTGAAAGTG GTTCAACTGGATTCTGTTGTATCGAAGTTTCAGACTTTacaacattttttctttgttctatgCAAACTAATTAAAGAAGGGGATTTACATAAACCAGATTTGCAACAAAATTCATCTGATGACTCAAAGATCAGAAAGTACTCTTCCCAAGGTGGATTTCTGACACATCCGGTctttgattcttcttcttcaaacatTGATGGACATTCATTAAATGTTGACTTGAAATTGCAAGAGAAATTTCGCTACTTACTATCAAGAATTGCATGGCCATCAATTCGGATGTTCTTGGTAGAAGGAAAGGCATTTATTGATTACAGTCTTTGTCAG ATGACATGTGTCCGTGTGCTTGAGATCCTCCCTGTTGTTTTCGAGAGACTTTTCCAACCTCTGTTTAAACATGCATGGGATAATGGAAAGATGGTGGAAAATCCATCCAACTTTGGATGGCTTTATGATCTGATGGATTGGGGAAAGTCATCGCTTAAAGTTGTAGTTGTCTACTGGAAGCGAACAGTAATTTATCTACTGAATCTGCTTAAAGGCTTTTGCAGTAATGCTTCTGAGTTGACTGTCAGGGCCATTGAAAAACTTATTTCATGTG ATAATATAAGCATTGATCAATTGACAGAACAAGTATCACACCTTCGGGTTGCATTATCCAAGGAAGTGTCTTTTGATAATGTAATGATCACTTCAAAACCAAAAGCTCCAGATGTGCTTCCTGTTCCTGTAGAGGATGCTGATGTTCAAATTCTAGACTCAGTATCAGTGAGTGataagagaaataaaagtgacGTGATTGTAGTTTCAGATGATGAAgctgaaaaacaaatttcaccTGTTAAGGTGGCTGCTTCCAAAAGTGACTCATGTCAAATAAGTTTGGATAGCAAGAAAATTGCTCCTGCTGATAGAAGTGTTTCACAAACTGATACTGAAAATAAGGGATCTAGAAATGATACCTCAAGGGATCTACTGGATGACCCCCAACAAAAATATGCATTAGACATTACCAGTCTCACTTCTCAGAAGCTGGATTCTGATAAATTAAGAGGCAAACAACCTCCTCATCTCAAATCAAAAGGTGGATCTAAAAGCAGTAAAAATGTTCCTCTTTCATCCCAATGTAGAATTGATCTGAAGAGTCCTGAGTCTGTCAGCTCAAAAAGCTCGAATGAAGCTGGCAACAGCATGATTTCTGAAACAAGAGATTCAATACTGAAGGAGTTAGTGCGTGAAACTGGTGCTAATCCACCAGAGGCTGCAGTAAAATCTGTGAGGCAGCAGCAGTTTAATCTGACAAAGTTAACTGCCACTGTTCTTAAACGACAAGTTATCCAACTTAAAACACCTGCTGGAAATAGATTTGGAAATTTACAGAGACTGGAGGCTGGAGTTAAAAGATTCAAGCCTCCTAGACTTGATGACTGGTATAGACCCATTTTGGAAATAGATTACTTTGCTATAGTGGGATTAGCATCTGCAAGAAAAGATGAGAATCGGACTGTTAGTAGATTAAAGGAGGTTCCTGTGTGTTTCCAATCACCAGAACAGTACATTGACATTTTCCGGCCACTTGTTTTGGAGGAGTTTAAAGCACAGTTGCGTAGTTCCTTTTTGGAGATGTCTTCATGGGGGGAGATGTATTATGGCAGTCTATCCGTGTTGTCTGTTGAAAGGATTGATGACTTTCATCTTGTCCGGTTTGTCCATGATGAAAGTGATTCTACATCATCTAGAAGCTTTTCTGATAATGACCTTCTTTTGCTAACTAAAGAAGCTCCAGAAAATGCATCCCATGATGTTCATATGGTTGGAAAG GTGGAGAGGCGtgaaagagagaataaaagaagGTCAAGTATACTTCTCATCAGGTTCTATTTTCTAAATGGTTCTTTGCGTTTAAATCAAGCTAGGAGGCAACTTGTCGATCGTAGCAAATGGCATGCAAGTCGCATCATGAGCATTACACCTCAACTTAGAGAATTTCAGGCTCTATCATCAATAAAGGACATTCCCATCCTTTCAGCTATCTTAAAACCTGTCAATGATTCTCTATGTAATAATGAATCGAGAGAACTAGGTCTGAGTAATCTTTCTCAGCCCTTGCAGCAGACACTGAAGTCATCTTTTAATGACAGCCAACTGCAAGCTATAAGTGTCGCGATTGGATCAACTATTTTGAAGAAAGATTTTGATCTGTCTCTAATACAGGGTCCTCCAG GGACTGGGAAGACCAGAACCATAGTGGCCATTGTCAGTGGCTTGCTTGCTTCACTACAAGGAACAAAGGATACAAAAAATTCTCTAAAGGGACATTTGAAACAAGGTAATGGTTTGTCCATAACTTCAAGGCCAAAGATTAACCAGTCTGTTGCAATTGCCAGGGCTTGGCAGGATGCAGCGTTGGCTAGGCAGTTAAACAAGGACgtggaaagaaatgaaaagtcTGTGGAAAGTTATTTTAGGAGAAGGGTGCTAATCTGTGCCCAATCAAATGCTGCTGTTGATGAGTTGGTGTCAAGAATTTCCAGTCAAGGACTTTATGGCAATGATGGGAAAATGTACAAGCCATATCTTGTAAGGGTTGGCAATGCAAAAACGGTTCATCCAAATTCACTTCCATTCTTTATCGATACACTTGTTGATAATCGTCTTGCTGAAGAGAGGATGCATTTGAGTGATTCTAAGAAAGATTCAGGTATAGGCTCTTCTGCAGCATTGCGTTCTAATCTGGAAAAGTTAGTTGATTGCATTAGGTTCTATGAGGCTAAGCGGGCTAACTTGAAGGATGGAAATTTGGACCTCAAAAATTCTTTGGAAGATGAATTGCATAAAGAGGATGAAACAAAGCAAATGTCAGATTCTGAATTAGAGATCACACTAAAGAAATTatatgaagaaaagaaacaacttTTTAAAGATCTTAGTGCTGCTCAGGTGCAAGAGAAGAAAACTAGTGAAGAAATCAGAGCAATGAAACATAAGCTGCGGAAGTTGATATTAAAGGATGCTGAAATAGTGGTAACGACATTAAGTGGATGTGGTGGAGATCTCTATGTAGTTTGTTCTGAATCTatgtcaaattataaatttgctTGTCCATCTGAACATACCCTATTTGATGCAGTTGTGATTGATGAAGCAGCTCAG GCACTGGAACCTGCTACTTTGATTCCTCTTCAACTTTTAAAGTCAAATGGGACAAAGTGCATTATG GTTGGTGATCCGAAGCAGCTTCCTGCAACAGTTCTCTCTAATGTTGCAAGCAAGTTTCTTTATGAATGTAGCATGTTTGAGCGTCTACAAAGGGCTGGTCACCCAGTAACCATGCTTACCAAACAG GATGCACCCAGAGATTTGCCGGTTTCCCTCCTTGCACTTTTATGA